The genomic stretch TATCACATAAACCCTGCTGATATCTCCGGCAACCTTCAGCGCTCGTGCAAAAGCCTGTTGCAGAAGGGTACCCTCGCCCCAAAGTGATAGGAATTGCTTTGGGGTGGTATTCGTACTTCTTGGCCAGAATCTCTCACCTTTGCCTCCAGCCATAATAACTACGACAATATGCATTGGGGACGCCTCTTCCATAATGGGCATAAAGCAATCCTTCAAATGGGGAATCCACTTGCTACAGTCCTACACTCTGCAAACCCCGTAATATTCAGTCCTGCTAAGCGATTAGATATAATGCCTCTTGGAGTTCGCCCAAGGCCGGGAATTTATCATCTTTGCCCCCAGACCGGGGCGCCGCAGCTCCACCCCGTAAACCGTTACCCATTATATGCCTCTCTTGGCAGCAAGGTCAAGCCATCTCCGGAGTGTTTTCAGGGCACGCCCTTCATCTTGCTTAAATTGCTGATTCCTTTCCCTGCCAGGCTCCAACAGCTCAGCATGAGCTGAGGCATATATCCCCCTGGCCAATCCTAGAATTGCCCACCCACGACGGGATGGGCTATGGATTCCAAATTGGGTTGTAAGATAGGCGCTAACAATATTCATACAATGGCGACTCCTGGTCTTGTCGACCTCCATATTGACTATATTCTACATTATGCGGGTTTTCCTTCTCGAAAAGTACATAATCTATATCTATTTCCGCTTAGGTTTGGACAGTACGGGACGCCCTTGCGGGGGGGCAGCCTGATCGTAGGCTTCCTCTGAATAGATGCCGGTATCGCGCCAGGAGTTTCCATGGTATACGCATATGGCTATGGCATATGGTATAGCCTTGCGTTCAGTCACCGAACCAATTGATATGGCTACACCCATGGGGCAAACAATATTCGCCGCCCTCGCAGGTATGGCCGCACAAGAAAGGCTCGCCATCATACAGCGCACCCTTGCTGGCAAAAAGGAGAAAGCCAAGAAAGGTGGTCTTGCTGGAGGGCCAGCTCCACTGGGTTACGTCAGGGATAAGGAAGACGGGCTACAGTTAGTCCCTTGGGATGGTGAGAATTACGTCCTTGCGGAGGGCAAACAAGAGGCCATCGTCCCAAAAGCGGAAAGGGCAGGGCAAGAGGTTTTATGCGGGTTGGACAGCTCGCTAGGGAACGTACTCGGAAAACCACTTCAACGACCATGGCCTGAGGTGTAGGCCTCATTTTGTCGGCTTCTCGAGGGTTTCCTGATAGCCGGACCAGGCAAGAACAAGACATTGCAAAGATGGGAGTATCGCCTTTGCCGTGCTTTATGAGCCAGATGAAAAGAAACAGTTGAAAATTGAATGGGCACTGCGCCGTAAATACGACCCTCCATGTGGCACAGACCCATGGCAGTGGGATTATTGAAAGGAGGCATATTTTATGGCGAAGAAGGGGTTCGCGTCTAAAGAAGCAGCAGAGGAGGCTATCAGGCAGTTAGCCCAACTTCCGCACTCAGAGCACTGGAACCCTTACGGTACCTATGTTCTTTGTCAAATTACGTCACTATCTTACGACCATGTCTTCACCGGCTTGATCATCCGGGGCGATATGCCTAGCGCCTCATA from Bacillota bacterium encodes the following:
- a CDS encoding recombinase family protein is translated as MPVSRQEFPWYTHMAMAYGIALRSVTEPIDMATPMGQTIFAALAGMAAQERLAIIQRTLAGKKEKAKKGGLAGGPAPLGYVRDKEDGLQLVPWDGENYVLAEGKQEAIVPKAERAGQEVLCGLDSSLGNVLGKPLQRPWPEV